From the Rhizobium sp. SL42 genome, the window TCGGCCGCCAGTGCGCCGCGCATTCGCGCCGACGTCGTCGGTCCGGTCTGCGAGACCGGCGACTATCTGGCGCTCGACCGGGAAATGAGCATGCCGAAGCCCGGCGACCTGTTTTCGGTCGGTTCGGCCGGTGCCTATGGTGCGGTCCAGGCCGGCACCTACAACACCCGCCGCCTGATCCCGGAAGTGCTGGTCAAGGGTAGCGAATTCCATGTGATTCGCCCACGCCCGAGCTATGAAGAGCTGATCGCGCTCGACTCGGTCCCCGGCTGGCTCGACTGATCCGGGCGATCCGTTTTCCGACGCACCCGATTGGCCTGCCGTTCACATTTCAGCGATATCGCGGGAAAATCCACCGGCTTTCCTGCCTCGCCCTCGTCTTCGCCACAAAGCCTGCTATCTTTCAGGCTTGGGGTCGTCATGCGATGGCCTGTGCACTCGGAGACCTGACGGATGCCGCAAACCCGCCCGGCCGGCCAACGGAAAGGCGCATTCAAGACAGATCCTGCTCTCGCGCGCCGGGTTGGTTTCAAGCGCCTGCTGGCACGGCTGGTGCTGTTTGCCGAACGTCTTCTGCCGCTGTTTCTCCCGGTCGCCGGCATTGCCGCCCTCTTCGTTTCGCTTGCCTGGTTCGGCGTCTATCGCGAACTCCCTGAATATCTGCGCCTGGCGCTGGTCTTTGTCCTGATCTTCGCCTTCGTCAGCTGCCTGCTGCCTTTCCTGCGACTGAGACTGCCGACATCCGGTGAAGCCGACCGGCTGCTGGAAGAGCGCAACGGCCTGCCTCACCAGCCGGTCGCGGTGCAGGACGACGAACCCGCCTTCGAGACGCCGTTTGCCCGTGCACTCTGGCAGGAACACCAGCGCCGCATGGCCGAGCGCATTGCCGCCCTCGACACCGGCCTGCCACAGCCGGATATCGCCCGCTTCGACCGTTATGCCCTGCGTGCGATCCCGGCACTGCTGTTCGTGACAGCGCTTGCCTATTCCGGCTCGAACGGCGCCGGCACGATCGCCGATGCCTTCCGCCAGCATGCGGCCGAGAGCCAGACGCCGGACATGCGCATCGATGCCTGGATCACGCCGCCGGCCTATACCGGCCAGGCACCCGTCTTCCTGTCGGGCCTCGGCACCCAGGACGACAACGGCGTCAGTGTGCCGCAACATTCGAAGATCACCGTTCGCATCAGCGGTGGGGCCGCCGACGAGAAGGTCTTCTACCGCAAGGCAGCCGACGGCACGGTCGTCGAGGTGGCGGCCAAGCAAGAGGCAGAGGCGGGCGCACCGTCCGCTGCGCAACCGTCGGGCGACCAACCACCTGCGCCTTCTGCGCCGCCGGCCGCCCGCACCCACGAACTGGAACTGGCCGAGGCAGGCCAGCTGCGTGTTGGCCAGCGCCAGTGGACCATTCAGGTGACACCGGACAAGGCACCCGAGATCGCCTTCGACGGCACGCCGCGCCGCGCCATCAACGGCGCTCTGGAAATCGCCTTCACCGCAAAAGACGACTACGGCCTGCAGAAGGCCCATGCGGAGATCGTACCGCTCGAGACCAAGCCCGGCGCCACGCCGCTTTATCCGCAGCCGGACTACAAGCTCGACCTGCCGCGACACAATGCGCGCGAGACCAAGGGTGTTTCCAGCCGCAACATCACCGAGCATCCCCTGGCCGGCGCCAGGGTGTCGATCACGCTCGTCGCCACCGATGGCGCAGGACAGGTCGGCCGCAGCCCGCCGGTGGAAATGATCCTGCCATCGCGAAACTTCTCGGAGAAGCTGGCAGCGGCCGTTGCCGAACAGCGGCAGGTCTTTTCGCTCGACACCCGCGCCATGCCTCGGGCCATTGCGCTGAACGAAGCGATCACCCTTCGCGCCGACGAGACCATTCCCAATCTCACCCATTTCCTGCTGATCGAATCGGCCCGTGCCCGCATGCAGCAGGCCAAGGGCACCGAGGCGCTGCAGGAGACGGCGGACTATCTGTGGGAGATCGCGCTCGGCATCGAGGACGGCGACCTGTCGCTGGCCGAAAAGCGGCTGCGTGACGCACAGAAGAACCTGGCAGACGCGCTGGATCGCGATGCCCCGGACGAGGAAATCAAGAAGCTGATGGACGAGCTTCGTGCCGCCATGCAGGACTTCATGACCGCCATGGCCGAGCGCATGCAGAACCAGAACGGCGAGCAGCAGAGCGCCCAGAACACCGTGCGCCAGCAGGATCTCGACAACCTGCTCGACCAGCTGGAAAACCTCGCCCGTTCGGGCAACAAGGACGAGGCGCGCCAGCTGCTCAACGAGTTGAGCCGGATGATGAACAACATGCAGGCCGGACGCCCGCAGCGCGGCGGCGAGCAGCAGAACAGCGAGGCGCGCAAGCAGATCGACAAGCTCGGCGAAATCATGCAGCAGCAGCAGCGGCTGATGGACGAGACCTTCAAGCTCGATCAGGCCCTGCGGGACCGCATGCAGCGCGGCGACCCGGGCGAAGGCGAAGAGGGTGAAAACGGCGAACCGCAGCAGGATCCGCAGGCCCAGGGCGAACAGGGCCAGCAGGGGCAGCAAGGCGGGCAGGATACCGACCAGATGACCGCCGAGCAGCTGCGCGAGGCGCTGAAGAACCTGCGCCAGCAGCAGGAGGGCCTTGGCAAGCAACTCGGCGAGTTGCAGGAAGGCCTCAAGGGCCTCGGCCTCGAACCGGGTGAGGGCTTCGGCCAGGCGCAAAGCGAAATGAAGGGTGCCGGCGAGGCTCTGGGCAAGAGCCAGGGCGACCGCGCCGTGGAGGGCCAGGGCCGCGCGCTCGAAGCGCTGCGCCAGGGTGCACGCGACATGATGGGGCAGATGATGCAGGCCATGCAGGGTCAGCAGGGCGAAGGCCAGCAGATGGGCCAGGGCAACCAGAACGGCCGTGATCCGCTCGGCCGCCCCCGCGCGACGTCGGGCCCGGACTTCGGCGAAAGAGTGAGGGTGCCGGACGAGATCGACGTGCAGCGCGCGCGCGAAATTCTCGAGGCCATCCGCGAAAAGCTCGGCCAGAACTCCAGCCCGGAACTGGAGCGACGGTATCTCGAGCGCTTGCTCGAAATCCAGTGAGATCAAATGAGGTCAAGTGAGATCCGGCAGGAGCCCGAACGTGCGGGTCTGCCGGCCAGAGTGCGTCAGCCGGCCAGGGCGCTGGCCACGGCGGCGCGGATATCGGTCAGCGCAAAGGGCTTCGGCACCACATCGATGATCTTCGATGCCAGATCGTCTGCCCGCTCGCGCTGTTCGGCATAGCCAGTCATCAGCAGGATCTTCAGGTCCGGAAAATTGGACGAGGCCCGGTGGGCAAGCTCGATGCCGTCCATGACCGGCATGCGGATATCCGACAGCAGCAGATCGAACGGTTCTTCGCAGAGCAGGGCGAGACCTTCTTCCCCATCGGCCGCTTCGCTGGTTTCGTGGCCGTCGAGCCGCAGGGCGCGGGCGACGAAGGTGCGCAGCGAATCTTCGTCTTCGGTGATCAAGATTCTCGCCATGATTGCATTCAACTCCCGCGATCCGTTTTCATGCCCGTCGGGGCAAATCAACAGAGTTTCCTTGTCGAGAGGTAAACGCGGGACACCCGGTCCCGCGCCATGGTTAACAAGCGGTCAGCGAACGACGGCCAGATGTCGCGAAACGAAACGCCTCAGGCGTCGCCGGTCACCACGCCGACATAGGGCAGTTCGCGGAAGGCATAGGCAACGTCCATGCCGTAGCCGACGACGAAGTAATCGGGGCATTCGAAGCCGACGAAATCAGCCTCAAACACTTCTTTCCGCTTCACTTTCTTGTCGAGAAGCACAGCAATCGTGACGTTTGCGGCACCGCGCTCGTACATCAGTTCCTTGGCGAACAACAGCGTGCGGCCGGACTCGAGAATGTCGTCGATGAGCAGCACATTGCGGCCCCTCACGTCACTGTCGATGTCCTTGATGATCTTCACGCCCTGCGACACCGTGCCTGTGCCATAACTGGACAGCGTGATGAATTCGACCTCCGGCGCGAGCCCGACGTCATGCAACGCACGAATGAGATCGGCAGCGAAGATGAACGAGCCCTTGAGCACCGAAATCACCAGAAGATCGTCGCAGGGACCCTTCATGATATCGGCTGCGAGCTCGTGATTGCGCTCGGCGATCTGTACGGCGGTGAACAGTGGTTCGATATTCTTGCCGCGGACGACGGGCATGGACTTCTCCTTCATGATCGGCCGGTTTCGGCCCTCAGCCCGGCAGCCTGAGACGGCCGGAAAGGCAAGCCCTTAGCACAGTCACGAAGGTGAGACACCCGGATCCTCGAAGGAAAGCCGCAGTTCCGGCATTTTTCCACCAGGATGCTGGAGCCTTGCGGCAACCCCGCGGCTGTGGCCGCCATCGAGATCGGTGACCGGCGCGTCGATATAGGTGCTGGCGATGACCTGTCCGCCGATCAGCAGATCGGCCCTCAGTTTCGGCAGGCTGACGGTATCGTCCGACCGGTTTTCGACGATGGCATTGAGCAACAGGACCTGCATGCCGTTGCTGAATTGCGGGGTCAGGCTGACATGGGTGATGTCGAGCGGGTTGGCCACGGCATCGGTCGAGCCCGAACCTGAATAGAGCTGTCCCGCGATGCCGAAGATGCTGGCAAAGCAGCCGGCGACCAGAAGGGCGAAGCTGACATCGGACAGCCGCTGCAGATGGTGCTCGGCGCTGCGCAGCACCGTCTTCAGGCCGGCGAGGAAGTCCTGGGCAACAGGAGCGCTCGTCGCCGAAGCCGCCTGGAATTTGGCTCTCTGCGGCGGATCGCGCACCACGACGAAATGGGCATCGACGACCTCATGGGTCGTCTGGAAATGCTGGCGCTCGATGCGGCGGCGCGCCCGGTCTGGCGGCAGCAGATCCTGGTCCGGGGCTGCTGCCTGCTTTTGGAAACGGAAGGCGTTCATCTCAGCCGTACCTTTCGCACAGCCAATTCCGGATACCCGAAACTCGGCAGTTGAAACGAATCCACTCCAGACGTAAATTCAAATGGTTAATGCTTCGAAAATATCGGCCATCCGGCTGCCGTTTTGCGGGCATGTTTACCGGCCGTTGACGATCTTCGTTTACGAGCCCCAGACCTCGGACACGTCAGACTGGGCCCAGCCGTTGATCCACTTTGAAAATGTCGGCCTTCGGTATGGAATGGGACCGGAGATCCTCCGCGACCTGACCTTCGACATTCCCAAGAGTTCCTTCCAGTTCCTGACCGGCCCGTCCGGTGCGGGCAAGACGACATTGCTGCGCCTGCTGTTCATGTCGCTGCAGCCGACGCGCGGCATCATCCAGAGCTTCGGCCGCGACATCACCCGCATTCCCCGCAGTGAACTGCCGATGCTGCGCCGCCGCGTCGGCATCGTCTTCCAGGATTTCCGCCTGCTCGACCATTTGACCACCTACGAAAACGTCGCGCTGCCGCTCCGCGTGCGCGGCAAGGAAGAGGGCAGCTACCGGCGCGACGTCATCGAACTGTTGAAATGGGTCGGCCTCGGCGAGCGCATCAACGTGCTGCCGGCCGTGCTGTCGGGCGGCGAGAAACAGCGCGTCGCCATCGCCCGTGCCCTGATCGACCGGCCGGAAATCCTGCTCGCCGACGAACCGACCGGCAATGTCGATCCGCCAATGGCCCGCCGGCTCCTGAGCCTGTTTCTCGAACTCAACCGGCTCGGCACGGCCGTCGTCATCGCCACCCACGATCTGGCCCTGATGGACCAGGTCGATGCGCGCCGCATGATCCTCACCGACGGGCGGCTCGACATCTATGAGTGAGACAGGAACCAACACCCCGCAGCAGCCGGACAAGACACAGAAGCGCCGGGTCGAAATGACCGTCAGGCCGACCGGGCCGATCCTGCCGCCCTCCAACATCCAGGGCAATGCGCTGATGGTGGTCATTGCCATCATGGCCTTTCTGGCCTGCCTGACGCTGGGTGCCGTGTCGATGGTGCGGGCAACGGCGGCTGGCTGGCAGAGCCAGATTTCCCGCGAGGTCACCATCCAGATCAAGCCGGAGGACGGGCTCGACATGGGGGCTGCCCTGGTCAAGGCGCGCGATCTTGCGCTGACCTTCGTCGGCACGCGCGACGGCCGGATCATGGATGATGATGCGACGGCCCGCCTGCTCGAGCCCTGGCTCGGCACCGGCCTCAATCTCGAAGACCTGCCGGTTCCGCGCCTGATCGTCATCACCATCGACGAAAGCAACCCGCCCGATTTCGCCTCGATGCGCGACCTGCTGAAGGTCGAAGTGCCGCAAGCCTTTCTCGACGATCACCGCACCTGGGTCGACCGCCTCGTGCAGATGGCACGCACCACCGTGCTGATCGGTTCCGGCGTGCTGATCCTGGTGTTTACCGCCATGGTGCTGACGGTGGTCTTTGCCACCCGCGGCGCACTATCGGGCAATCGCCACATTATCGAGGTGCTGCATTTCGTCGGCGCCGAGAGCACCTTCGTCGCCCAGGAGTTCCAGAAGCACTTCCTCAAGATCAGTCTGAAGGGTGCGGCCGCCGGCGGCCTGCTCGCGGCCGGCCTGTTCGCCGCAGCCAATTTCTGGCAGACCCGGTCGATGGCCACGCCGGAAAGCGATCAGGCAACGGCACTGTTCGGCACCTTCACCATCGGCTGGACCGGCTATCTCGGCATCTTTGCCACGATGATCGTGATTGCGCTGCTGACCACCATCACCGCCCGCCTGACCGTGATGCGCACCATCTACGAGATCGACCTCATTCGTTCCGATCCGGCGCGAACCGATGGACTTATGGACGATTAATCGTCAAGGAAGCTTGTTGACTTGCCTTAAAGCCGCCTGTTCCGTGTGGAGAATCCGCGCTATTCACGGACAATGAGCATGGACCGGATGACCCGAAACCAACCGTCTCAAGGGGATCGGCCCGACACGTCGGGCCGCGGCCTGTTTGCGCGTCGTGGTCTCCTGCGCCGGTTCCTCCGCTACAGCGGATTGCTCGTCCTGCTCTGTGCAGCCCTTCTCGTCGCAGGCTTCCTGCATTTTGCCGACAGCGTCACCACGCTGCGCCCGCCGGAAAACGTCAAGGCCGACGCGATCGTCGTGCTGACCGGCGGCTACCAGCGGATCGACCAGGCGATTGATCTCCTGAAACGTGGATATGGCGGACGGTTGCTGATTTCCGGCGTCAACCCCTCGACCACGGCCGGCCAGATCCGCCGTGCCACGCGCACGTCACCCGAACTGTTCGCCTGCTGCATCGATATCGGCTACGCCGCGATCGACACGATCGGCAATGCCAACGAGACGGCAAACTGGATCCGCGATCGCGGCTACAAGTCGGTTCTGGTGGTAACCAGTAACTATCACATGGCCCGCAGCCTGATGGAGCTGCGCCGTTCGGACAAGGTGACCGAGTTCATCGGCTATCCCGTGGTCAATGCCGACCTGAAGACGCGGGCCTGGTACCGCGAGCCGGATGCGCTGAGAACCATGCTGGCCGAATATGCAAAGAGCGTCATTGCCTATGCCCGGGGTATCATCGGCTGGAGTGTCGGCCCCGGCTTGCGCTCGTCGGGAGAAATCGCCGACCCGGCCGACGAGAGCTGAGTAATTCCCCGCCGACCGGCTTTTGCTCGGCCGTGTTTTACGATAGGGACGTTTCGCCTGTCCACGGAAACGACCTGATGATCACCCTGCGTTCCATCCTGTTCAATACGGCCTTCTACACCAACATGATCCTTCGCATGATCCTGTTGTCGCCCTTCTATTTTCTCGCGCCACGCAAGACTGCGTTCTGGGTGCCGAAGGGCTGGGCAAGTTCCTCGCATTGGCTGCTGAAGACGATCGTCGGCACGACCTTCACCGTCGAGGGGCTCGAGAACATTCCGAAGGGCGGCTATATCCTGGCCCCGAAGCACCAGTCTTTCTGGGATACATTCGCCCTGCTGCCCTGGCTCGACGATCCGGTCTACATCCTCAAGCGCGAACTGATGTGGATCCCGGTCTTCGGCTGGTATGTCGCCAAACAGCGGATGATCCCGGTCAACCGCGGCGCCAAGGGCAAGGTGATGGCCGAAGTGATCGAGCGCACCAAGAGCGAGATGCGCAACGGCCGCCAGCTGATCATCTACCCGGAGGGCACACGGCGGTCGCCCGGGGCGACGCCGGAATATAAATACGGCATTGCCCGCCTCTATCGCGATCTCGGCGTACCCGTCGTACCGGTCGCCATGCATCCCGGCCTGTTCTGGCCACGTCGCAAGTTCCAGCGTTATCCCGGTCATTTCAAGGTGCGCATCCTGCCGGCCATCGAGCCGGGTCTCGATCCGGACATGTTCTTCGACACACTGATGGAACGCCTCGAGGCCGCCAGCGACGAGCTGCTGATCGAAACCGCGCGTGACAACCCGCATGTGCCGCTGCCGCCGACGGCGGTGAAGCGCCTGGCGGAACTGCAGACAAGCTGAAACACCGAAAGACGAGAGCGCGGGCTGGACGTCAGCCCGGCTGACCGATCGCCTCGATCGCCGCGACCACACCTTCCAGCCAGTGGTCGCGAATGCCCATTTCGCGCAGATGGGCGGCGGTGTTCGCCACATAGGCCGGGTTCGGACCAGACTGGCCAACCGCGCTGGCAACGATCTGTGCCGCCTCTTCGACCGTGACGGCCCCGCCATATTGCGGATGCGCCCGGTCGACCACATAGGTCAGGCCGGTCACCTGGCGTCCGTCATCGAAGCGCAGCCGGACGGTGCGTTCGAGATAGACATTGGTGACAAGTTCCCGTTCGCGCAGATAGGCAAGCGTGTCCGGCCACGCCCGGGGATCGATGCGAAAGGCAATGCCGCGGCAGGAGCCGCCGCGATCGAGGCCCAGCACTAGGCCTGGGCGCGCCTCGGTCCCGCGATGTACCCAAGAACGCACGCAGAGGGACCGCCGATAGCCGGTCAGGCGAGCCTGAACCCGTTCTTCGAAAGCAAAGCCGGGGTTCCACATCAAGGATCCGTAGCCAAAGACCCAAAATTCGTCCATATCGCAGGCCAATCCACTTACTCAGGATTTGATCGTCACTCAGGAGCAACTTATGGCAACGCCGTCCACAGCGCCCGCAAGCGCCACAAGCCGCAAGGTGTTTCGTCTCGGCGTTTTTATCGTCCTGTTCATCGCTGTCTATAGCGTCGCCTGGTATTTTGCCGCCGAATACCTGCGCCGACAGATCGTTGCCTTCTTCGAAGGCGGCAATCCGGCCGCCATCACCGCCAATTGCGAGCAGCCGCGGATCGGTGGCTATCCCTTCCGCTTCCGGCTGAACTGCGACCGTCTGTCGCTCGACGACAACTACCAGGGCATCTCCGCCTCATTCGGCGCCGTGCGGGCCGCAGCCCAGATCTATGCGCCCGGCCATGTCGTCTGGGAACTGGACGGTCCTGCCGAAATCCGCTCGGCCCTGGGGTTCCATTCCACGATCGAATGGGAAGACCTGCGTTCGAGCTTCAACGCGACACTGTCCGGCCTGCAGCGCAGTTCCCTCGAAATCCGTGACCTGAAGGCGCAACTGATCTCGACGGTCAGCCCGCTGAAGCTCGAGCTGACGGCTCCGCATGCGGAAAGCCACATCAGGGGCAATGCTGGCGATCTTGACTACGCGGCCCTGGTCCGCGACGCGGTGCTGGCAATTGGCGGCAACCCGGTCGGCCTGCCGCCTGCATCCGCCAGCATCGACGTGACATTTGCCGAACGCGGCGGCCTGCTGCAGCCGGCCCTGGCGCATAGCCAGAGACTTTACGGCACCAAGGGCGAGATCCGACGCTTTGTCACGGATCTGGGCGAAGGCCGTGTGCTGACCCTGAGCGGCCCGTTTTCGGTCGGCGATGACGGGCTGATTTCCGGTCAGATCCGCGCCGAAATTGAAGGTATCAAAGCCTGGAACCAGGCGCTTGGTGTCGCCTATCCCGACATGAAGGATACATTCGACGACGTGGCCAGGGTGCTTGCCGTCGTCTCCTTCGGCCAGGACAGGGGCTCTGCCGAAATCACCATCCAAGACGGGGTCGCATCGCTCGGGTTCATCCCGCTCGGCACGATACCGCCCCTTTGAGACAGGAGCGGCAAGGGCAAGGCGGCAAGGCGAAAAACGCTACTTGTCGAGCGTATGACGGCCGAAGTCCGGCACGTCGACATCCTGGCCGGCCTCGATGATCGAGCGGCGCACGGCGCGCGTCCGGGTGAACAGCTCGATCAGCTTGTCGCCCTCGCCCCAGCGGATCGCCCGCTGCAGGTAGGCAAGATCCTCGGAAAACCGCGCCAGCATTTCCAGGATCGCATCCTTGTTGTGCAGGCAGACATCGCGCCACATGGTCGGATCGGACGCCGCGAGGCGGGTGAAGTCACGGAAACCGGAGGCCGAATACTTGATGACTTCGGACTCCGTTACGGCTTCCAGATCATCCGCGGTACCGACGATGTTATAGGCGATGATATGCGGCAGATGCGACACGATCGCCAGAACCTTGTCGTGATGCTGCGGGTCCATCTCGTCGATACGCGATCCGAGCGCCTGCCAGAAGCCCCCCAGACGCGCCAGCGCATCCGCATCGGTGCCGGGCAGCGGCGTGAAGATGCACCAGCGGCCCTTGAACAGGCCGGAAAAGCCGGCATCCGGACCCGATTTTTCAGTGCCGGCCAGCGGATGACCCGGAATGAAATGCACGCCTTCCGGCAAATGCGGCGCCATCTGCGCAATCACCGAAGCCTTAGTCGAACCGACATCGGTGACGATCGCGCCGGGTTTCAGGCTGGACGCGATCTGTTGTGCCACAGCTCCCGATGCACCGACAGGCACCGAGACGATAATCAGGTCGGCATCCCCGACCGCCTCGGCGGCCGACGTCGTATATGACGTTCCGAGCCCGAGTTCTTCGGCCCGTTTCAGTGTCTCGGCGCTGCGCGTCGAGATCACCACCTCCCGTGCCAGTCCCAGTTTCTGGATGTCGCGCGCGATCGACGAACCGATGAGGCCGATACCGATCAGGGCAATGCGATTGAACAGGATTTCAGACATCAGCCACGTCCCATGAATTCCGTGAGCGCCTTGACGACGCCGTTATTGGCTTCTTCGCTACCGATCGTCATGCGCAGCGCATTGGCAAAACCGTAGGCCCGCACGGCGCGCAGGATGAAGCCACGACTGGTAAGGAAATCATCCGCATCGGTGGCGCGCTTGCCATCGGCGTCCGGAAAATGAATGAGGATGAAATTGGCAACCGATGGCGTGACCGTCAGGCCAAGCGCGGTCAGTGCCTCCGACACCCGGGCAAGCCAGTCGAGGTTATGCGCGACCGACCGGGCGGTGAAGGCCTGGTCGCGGATCGCCGCCGCACCGGCCGCCATCGCCGGCGCATTGATGTTGAACGGCCCACGCACCCGGTCGAGCGCATCGATGATCTCGGCTGGCG encodes:
- the ftsE gene encoding cell division ATP-binding protein FtsE; the protein is MIHFENVGLRYGMGPEILRDLTFDIPKSSFQFLTGPSGAGKTTLLRLLFMSLQPTRGIIQSFGRDITRIPRSELPMLRRRVGIVFQDFRLLDHLTTYENVALPLRVRGKEEGSYRRDVIELLKWVGLGERINVLPAVLSGGEKQRVAIARALIDRPEILLADEPTGNVDPPMARRLLSLFLELNRLGTAVVIATHDLALMDQVDARRMILTDGRLDIYE
- a CDS encoding prephenate/arogenate dehydrogenase family protein gives rise to the protein MSEILFNRIALIGIGLIGSSIARDIQKLGLAREVVISTRSAETLKRAEELGLGTSYTTSAAEAVGDADLIIVSVPVGASGAVAQQIASSLKPGAIVTDVGSTKASVIAQMAPHLPEGVHFIPGHPLAGTEKSGPDAGFSGLFKGRWCIFTPLPGTDADALARLGGFWQALGSRIDEMDPQHHDKVLAIVSHLPHIIAYNIVGTADDLEAVTESEVIKYSASGFRDFTRLAASDPTMWRDVCLHNKDAILEMLARFSEDLAYLQRAIRWGEGDKLIELFTRTRAVRRSIIEAGQDVDVPDFGRHTLDK
- a CDS encoding DUF2125 domain-containing protein: MATPSTAPASATSRKVFRLGVFIVLFIAVYSVAWYFAAEYLRRQIVAFFEGGNPAAITANCEQPRIGGYPFRFRLNCDRLSLDDNYQGISASFGAVRAAAQIYAPGHVVWELDGPAEIRSALGFHSTIEWEDLRSSFNATLSGLQRSSLEIRDLKAQLISTVSPLKLELTAPHAESHIRGNAGDLDYAALVRDAVLAIGGNPVGLPPASASIDVTFAERGGLLQPALAHSQRLYGTKGEIRRFVTDLGEGRVLTLSGPFSVGDDGLISGQIRAEIEGIKAWNQALGVAYPDMKDTFDDVARVLAVVSFGQDRGSAEITIQDGVASLGFIPLGTIPPL
- a CDS encoding response regulator encodes the protein MARILITEDEDSLRTFVARALRLDGHETSEAADGEEGLALLCEEPFDLLLSDIRMPVMDGIELAHRASSNFPDLKILLMTGYAEQRERADDLASKIIDVVPKPFALTDIRAAVASALAG
- a CDS encoding gamma-glutamylcyclotransferase, with protein sequence MDEFWVFGYGSLMWNPGFAFEERVQARLTGYRRSLCVRSWVHRGTEARPGLVLGLDRGGSCRGIAFRIDPRAWPDTLAYLRERELVTNVYLERTVRLRFDDGRQVTGLTYVVDRAHPQYGGAVTVEEAAQIVASAVGQSGPNPAYVANTAAHLREMGIRDHWLEGVVAAIEAIGQPG
- the hpt gene encoding hypoxanthine phosphoribosyltransferase is translated as MPVVRGKNIEPLFTAVQIAERNHELAADIMKGPCDDLLVISVLKGSFIFAADLIRALHDVGLAPEVEFITLSSYGTGTVSQGVKIIKDIDSDVRGRNVLLIDDILESGRTLLFAKELMYERGAANVTIAVLLDKKVKRKEVFEADFVGFECPDYFVVGYGMDVAYAFRELPYVGVVTGDA
- a CDS encoding cell division protein FtsX, with translation MTVRPTGPILPPSNIQGNALMVVIAIMAFLACLTLGAVSMVRATAAGWQSQISREVTIQIKPEDGLDMGAALVKARDLALTFVGTRDGRIMDDDATARLLEPWLGTGLNLEDLPVPRLIVITIDESNPPDFASMRDLLKVEVPQAFLDDHRTWVDRLVQMARTTVLIGSGVLILVFTAMVLTVVFATRGALSGNRHIIEVLHFVGAESTFVAQEFQKHFLKISLKGAAAGGLLAAGLFAAANFWQTRSMATPESDQATALFGTFTIGWTGYLGIFATMIVIALLTTITARLTVMRTIYEIDLIRSDPARTDGLMDD
- a CDS encoding YdcF family protein; this translates as MDRMTRNQPSQGDRPDTSGRGLFARRGLLRRFLRYSGLLVLLCAALLVAGFLHFADSVTTLRPPENVKADAIVVLTGGYQRIDQAIDLLKRGYGGRLLISGVNPSTTAGQIRRATRTSPELFACCIDIGYAAIDTIGNANETANWIRDRGYKSVLVVTSNYHMARSLMELRRSDKVTEFIGYPVVNADLKTRAWYREPDALRTMLAEYAKSVIAYARGIIGWSVGPGLRSSGEIADPADES
- a CDS encoding TIGR02302 family protein yields the protein MPQTRPAGQRKGAFKTDPALARRVGFKRLLARLVLFAERLLPLFLPVAGIAALFVSLAWFGVYRELPEYLRLALVFVLIFAFVSCLLPFLRLRLPTSGEADRLLEERNGLPHQPVAVQDDEPAFETPFARALWQEHQRRMAERIAALDTGLPQPDIARFDRYALRAIPALLFVTALAYSGSNGAGTIADAFRQHAAESQTPDMRIDAWITPPAYTGQAPVFLSGLGTQDDNGVSVPQHSKITVRISGGAADEKVFYRKAADGTVVEVAAKQEAEAGAPSAAQPSGDQPPAPSAPPAARTHELELAEAGQLRVGQRQWTIQVTPDKAPEIAFDGTPRRAINGALEIAFTAKDDYGLQKAHAEIVPLETKPGATPLYPQPDYKLDLPRHNARETKGVSSRNITEHPLAGARVSITLVATDGAGQVGRSPPVEMILPSRNFSEKLAAAVAEQRQVFSLDTRAMPRAIALNEAITLRADETIPNLTHFLLIESARARMQQAKGTEALQETADYLWEIALGIEDGDLSLAEKRLRDAQKNLADALDRDAPDEEIKKLMDELRAAMQDFMTAMAERMQNQNGEQQSAQNTVRQQDLDNLLDQLENLARSGNKDEARQLLNELSRMMNNMQAGRPQRGGEQQNSEARKQIDKLGEIMQQQQRLMDETFKLDQALRDRMQRGDPGEGEEGENGEPQQDPQAQGEQGQQGQQGGQDTDQMTAEQLREALKNLRQQQEGLGKQLGELQEGLKGLGLEPGEGFGQAQSEMKGAGEALGKSQGDRAVEGQGRALEALRQGARDMMGQMMQAMQGQQGEGQQMGQGNQNGRDPLGRPRATSGPDFGERVRVPDEIDVQRAREILEAIREKLGQNSSPELERRYLERLLEIQ
- a CDS encoding lysophospholipid acyltransferase family protein, with translation MITLRSILFNTAFYTNMILRMILLSPFYFLAPRKTAFWVPKGWASSSHWLLKTIVGTTFTVEGLENIPKGGYILAPKHQSFWDTFALLPWLDDPVYILKRELMWIPVFGWYVAKQRMIPVNRGAKGKVMAEVIERTKSEMRNGRQLIIYPEGTRRSPGATPEYKYGIARLYRDLGVPVVPVAMHPGLFWPRRKFQRYPGHFKVRILPAIEPGLDPDMFFDTLMERLEAASDELLIETARDNPHVPLPPTAVKRLAELQTS